A window of Melopsittacus undulatus isolate bMelUnd1 chromosome 10, bMelUnd1.mat.Z, whole genome shotgun sequence genomic DNA:
AACATTATTGTAAAAGAGGCCCTTTTGCAACATCTTAAATCTGGTAGATTGAGGTTTTCGACAATTGTTTTAATCATAAAGTGTACttccagattattttctttatttcgAACGGCACAAACTATTCTTCCTTTCCCAGTAAATGGTTTATTGGAAGCAGATTTCTTCTGCACAGTTAAGTCCTTATCCTCCGTGGCTGATCACACGCGGCTGCACACGCAGCGCTCGCTGAGGCACCCGCTCCCCGCCGCGTACTCTGCAGGTACCGCGAACGGGAACGGCGGCAGCCAGGCCGGAGGCGCTTACCCGCTGCCCGTTCCGCTCGCCgatccaccccccccccccccccggcaggTGTCGGGGCAGGGAGGCACGGGAGGCCCCGCGGGCAGAGCCGCCCCAGCCCCTCTCCGCTCCGGCAGCTCAGCCCGGGCTACCTGGGCTACGGTGGCTCCGCCTCCCACGGGGGTGTCCGGGGCGGGCGGGGAACCTCCCGCCGCCGTGGGGGTCGCGCCCTCGGCAGCCCGGCCCGCCATTTCGCGTTCCGCCGCAGTCACTCACTCGGGGGTGTTGATCCAGATGATGTCGAGGTGGCAGTAGTAGACGCACTCCTTGTCCTTGTAGGTGTAGCAAGTGCAGCGCCGGGCTCGGGTCCGCAGCCCCCCGCCGTCCAGCCGGGTCCTACCGCCGGCCAGCAGCGCCGCCGATTCGCTCTGCTCCCGCTCCTTCTGCCCCAGCGCTGCGGGGCGCGGCTCCGCTcccaccggcaccggcagcgAATGTGGCCGGGGCAGCGCGAACCCTGCACCGCAGTAAAGAATAGCTCAGCTCGGCTCAGTTCTCGCGCCCCCGTCAAGAGCTAACCCCCCCTACCCCAGGCGCCCTGTAGCCCCCTCCGTAACG
This region includes:
- the EDN3 gene encoding endothelin-3 isoform X2 — protein: MRGFALPRPHSLPVPVGAEPRPAALGQKEREQSESAALLAGGRTRLDGGGLRTRARRCTCYTYKDKECVYYCHLDIIWINTPERTVPYGLSNYKGNFRGKRSTGQIQNTFQSSNRCSCMNAHDEQCMQFCRRMQDRRRNNGSMKETEEKDQCREEHTLIQ